The proteins below are encoded in one region of Silene latifolia isolate original U9 population chromosome 2, ASM4854445v1, whole genome shotgun sequence:
- the LOC141642972 gene encoding uncharacterized protein LOC141642972, producing MLLPLFTFFFLRFTHLSLSLTQEGLHLLTLTNTLSDPNHFFKSWNPLNPTPCNWTGVTCSGSPPIVTSLDFSGSSLTGPFPLSLCNLPSLTSLSFADSNLNSTLPSDISTCRTLIHLDLSENLLVGNIPHSLANITNIRYLDLSGNNFSGDVPSSFATFPYLQVMSLSYNLLDGMFPNVLFNISTLRQLNLSYNPFQPTQLTTQLGTMPNLELFWASNSNLVGQLPMNLSLLKNLTLFDVSGNGLTGTIPTSLTELTSLVQVELFNNSLTGELPKLGWGKMKSLRYFDASMNRLTGTIPDELTRLQLASLNLYENKLTGSIPDSVANSENLYELKLFGNKLTGELPSQLGENSPLTIVDVSNNLLTGTLPPNLCSKGKLSEIMVIYNSFYGEIPVNLTECRSMTRVRLNNNKFSGEVPAEFWGLPHVYLLELRYNNFSGGISKSISTATNLSQLLISNNGFSGEIPKEVGFLRNLDSFVANNNKFSGRLAGSIVKLAELEVLDLHSNELSGDIPSGIKNMKKLNDLNLADNLFTGVIPAEIADLPLNYLDVSNNEFSGGIPDELENLKLNQFNFSNNRLSGDLPPLFASEIYKSSFLGNPGLCSDLTGLCSGKNEGKNRGYMWVLRFIFVLAAVIFVLGVLWFYWKYKTFKQAKKSIDRSKWTLTSFHKLGFSEYEILDCLDEDNVIGTGASGKVYKAVLSNGETVAVKKLWGSSKKFVDEGGDIENGVGVDDGFEAEVETLGKIRHKNIVRLWCCCKTKDCKLLVYEYMVKGSLGDLLHGSKGGSLDWPTRYRIALDAAEGLSYLHHDCVPSIVHRDVKSNNILLDGEFGAKVADFGVAKVVDTKSMSVIAGSCGYIAPEYAYTLRVNEKSDIYSFGVVILELVTGKRPVDPEYGEKDLVNWVCTTMDQKGMDQVLDPELDSCFREEISRVLHIGLLCTSPLPINRPSMRRVVKLLLEVSGENHLKSGNKDGKLTPYYYEDASDHGSVA from the exons ATGCTCCTTCCTCTCTTCACCTTCTTCTTCCTCCGCTTCACTCACCTATCCCTCTCCCTAACCCAAGAAGGCCTCCACCTCCTCACCCTAACCAACACCCTCTCCGACCCAAACCACTTCTTCAAATCCTGGAACCCACTCAACCCAACCCCATGCAACTGGACCGGCGTCACCTGCTCCGGTTCACCACCAATCGTAACCTCCCTCGACTTCTCCGGTTCATCCCTCACCGGTCCATTCCCTCTCTCCCTATGCAACCTCCCTTCCCTCACCTCCCTCTCCTTCGCAGACAGCAACCTCAACTCTACCCTCCCCTCCGACATCTCCACGTGTCGCACTCTCATCCATCTTGACCTCTCCGAGAATCTCCTCGTCGGAAACATTCCTCATTCTCTCGCCAACATTACCAATATTCGGTATCTTGATTTGAGCGGAAATAACTTCTCCGGTGACGTCCCCTCGAGTTTCGCAACCTTCCCTTACCTCCAAGTCATGTCGTTGTCGTATAATCTCCTCGACGGAATGTTCCCCAATGTTTTGTTCAACATTTCTACGTTGCGCCAGCTTAACCTCAGTTACAACCCGTTTCAGCCGACTCAACTCACTACCCAACTAGGTACAATGCCCAACCTAGAGCTTTTCTGGGCATCCAACTCTAATTTAGTCGGTCAACTACCCATGAATTTAAGCTTGCTTAAGAATTTGACCCTCTTTGACGTGTCGGGTAACGGCTTAACAGGGACAATCCCGACTTCACTCACTGAGTTAACCAGTTTGGTCCAAGTTGAGCTCTTCAACAACTCGCTCACTGGCGAGTTGCCCAAACTCGGATGGGGTAAAATGAAGTCGTTGAGGTACTTCGACGCATCCATGAACCGTCTTACAGGAACGATTCCGGACGAGTTGACTCGGTTGCAACTCGCTTCCCTCAATCTATACGAGAACAAACTCACCGGGTCGATTCCAGACAGCGTGGCGAACTCGGAGAATCTCTATGAGTTGAAGCTGTTCGGTAACAAGCTCACCGGCGAGTTACCGAGTCAACTCGGTGAGAACTCGCCGTTAACCATCGTCGACGTGTCGAACAATCTCTTGACTGGGACCCTCCCTCCTAACTTATGCTCAAAGGGGAAGTTATCGGAGATAATGGTGATATACAATTCGTTCTACGGCGAGATTCCGGTGAATTTGACTGAATGTCGGAGTATGACCCGGGTtagattaaataataataaattctcCGGCGAAGTTCCGGCGGAGTTTTGGGGACTTCCGCATGTTTATCTCCTGGAGCTCCGTTACAATAATTTTTCGGGTGGGATATCGAAATCAATTTCAACCGCGACGAATTTATCGCAGTTATTGATTTCGAACAACGGTTTTTCTGGAGAAATTCCGAAGGAAGTCGGGTTTTTAAGGAATCTAGATAGTTTTGTGGCGAACAATAATAAGTTTTCGGGGCGGTTGGCGGGGTCTATAGTGAAATTGGCGGAGTTGGAAGTGTTAGATTTGCATAGTAATGAGTTATCTGGTGACATTCCAAGTGGGATTAAAAATATGAAGAAACTCAATGATCTTAACTTAGCTGATAATCTCTTTACCGGCGTAATTCCCGCTGAAATCGCGGATTTGCCTCTTAATTACCTTGATGTGTCGAACAATGAATTTTCGGGTGGGATACCTGATGAGTTGGAGAATTTGAAACTTAATCAATTCAATTTTTCGAATAATCGTCTCTCTGGTGATCTCCCGCCTTTGTTTGCTAGTGAGATTTACAAAAGCTCGTTTCTTGGTAATCCTGGATTATGCAGTGATTTAACAGGATTATGTAGTGGTAAAAATGAAGGAAAGAATCGAGGGTATATGTGGGTTTTAAGATTTATCTTTGTTCTTGCTGCAGTTATATTTGTTTTAGGTGTATTATGGTTTTATTGGAAGTACAAGACTTTCAAGCAAGCGAAAAAATCGATTGATCGGTCTAAATGGACCTTAACATCGTTTCATAAATTGGGTTTTAGTGAATATGAGATTTTAGATTGCTTAGATGAGGATAATGTTATTGGAACGGGTGCTTCTGGTAAAGTATACAAGGCGGTCCTAAGCAATGGGGAGACAGTTGCAGTGAAAAAACTGTGGGGCTCGTCAAAGAAATTCGTGGATGAGGGTGGGGATATCGAGAATGGTGTTGGTGTAGATGACGGGTTTGAGGCCGAGGTGGAGACGTTAGGGAAGATTAGGCACAAGAATATAGTGAGGTTGTGGTGCTGTTGCAAGACAAAGGATTGTAAACTCCTTGTTTACGAGTACATGGTGAAGGGTAGTTTAGGTGATTTGTTGCATGGATCAAAAGGCGGGTCATTGGATTGGCCAACGAGGTATAGGATCGCGCTGGATGCTGCTGAGGGTCTCTCGTATTTGCATCATGATTGCGTTCCTTCAATTGTACATAGAGATGTTAAGTCTAATAACATCTTGTTGGATGGTGAGTTTGGAGCAAAAGTGGCAGATTTTGGGGTGGCAAAGGTTGTAGACACTAAATCAATGTCGGTCATTGCTGGATCTTGTGGCTATATTGCCCCTG AATATGCGTATACTCTCCGAGTCAATGAAAAGAGTGACATCTACAGTTTTGGGGTGGTGATTTTGGAACTAGTGACCGGAAAACGACCCGTGGACCCTGAATACGGTGAGAAGGACTTAGTTAATTGGGTATGCACCACAATGGACCAGAAGGGAATGGACCAAGTACTAGACCCGGAGCTTGATTCATGCTTTAGGGAAGAAATATCCAGAGTCCTACACATAGGACTTCTTTGTACTAGTCCTCTCCCTATCAATCGTCCGTCGATGAGGAGAGTAGTGAAATTGTTACTTGAAGTGAGTGGTGAAAACCACTTGAAATCTGGCAACAAAGACGGGAAGTTAACACCGTATTACTACGAAGATGCTTCCGATCATGGGAGTGTGGCTTAG